The following proteins are co-located in the Silene latifolia isolate original U9 population chromosome 1, ASM4854445v1, whole genome shotgun sequence genome:
- the LOC141607208 gene encoding quinone-oxidoreductase homolog, chloroplastic-like produces the protein METKVMHALQYLGYGGGASALKHVEVPVPDPKADEVLLKVEAATLNPIDWKIQNGILRPLLPRKFPVIPGTDVAGEVIQAGSAIKRFKAGDKVVALLTPTVGGGLAEYAVAKEHLTVARPPEVSAADGAALAMAAMTAHQALTQVAHIKLDGTGDRKNILVTAASGGVGHYAVQLAKLGNTHVTATCGARNLDFVKSLGADEVLDYKTPEGAALKSPSGKKYDYVIHGGPASPWATFEPNLSDTGKVIDLTPSAGTMWTYALKKLTFSKKQMVPLFLSLKTENFEYVVNLVKEGKLKTVVDSRYPLSKAEDGWAKIMDGHATGKIIIEP, from the exons atggaAACGAAAGTAATGCATGCGCTTCAGTATCTTGGCTATGGTGGTGGTGCTTCTGCTCTTAAG CATGTTGAGGTCCCGGTTCCTGATCCGAAGGCTGATGAAGTGCTGCTGAAGGTGGAGGCAGCAACTTTGAATCCAATTGACTGGAAGATACAAAACGGCATTCTGAGGCCTTTGTTACCACGCAAGTTCCCTGTTATTCCAG GAACTGATGTGGCAGGGGAAGTGATTCAGGCTGGATCAGCAATCAAGAGATTCAAAGCTGGTGACAAAGTCGTGGCCCTGCTTACCCCTACT GTTGGAGGTGGTTTAGCGGAGTATGCTGTAGCAAAGGAGCATCTTACAGTGGCTCGACCACCAGAAGTGTCAGCAGCTGACGGTGCGGCCCTAGCTATGGCTGCTATGACAGCTCATCAGGCACTCACCCAGGTAGCACATATCAAACTTGATGGGACTGGTGATAGGAAAAACATACTCGTCACTGCTGCCTCCGGCGGTGTGGGCCACTACGCTGTTCAGCTAGCTAAGCTCGGGAACACACATGTCACTGCAACCTGTGGCGCCCGCAATCTGGATTTTGTCAAGAGCTTGGGTGCCGATGAAGTTCTCGACTATAAGACCCCCGAAGGAGCCGCTTTGAAGAGCCCTTCTGGGAAGAAATACGACTATGTCATCCATGGTGGACCTGCCTCCCCTTGGGCAACCTTCGAACCCAATTTGAGCGATACAGGGAAGGTTATAGATTTGACTCCTAGCGCAGGCACCATGTGGACTTATGCTTTGAAAAAACTCACATTCTCGAAGAAGCAGATGGTTCCGCTGTTCTTGTCATTAAAGACGGAGAACTTTGAGTATGTGGTGAATTTGGTGAAGGAAGGAAAGCTTAAAACAGTAGTCGACTCGAGATACCCCCTGAGTAAAGCTGAAGATGGTTGGGCTAAAATTATGGATGGGCATGCTACTGGGAAAATTATAATTGAACCTTGA